In the genome of Pseudomonas sp. LBUM920, one region contains:
- a CDS encoding L-serine ammonia-lyase: MSLSVFDLFKIGIGPSSSHTVGPMRAAARFVEGLKRDNLLSATTGIKVELYGSLGATGKGHGSDKAVLLGLEGEHPDTVNTETVAARLAQMRSDGRLNLLGEHSIAFNEKEHLAMIRKPLAYHPNGMIFRAFDAAGIQIRSREYYSVGGGFVVDEDAAGADRIVEDTTPLTFPFKHAKDLLGHCATYGLSISQVMLTNESAWRPEAETRAGLLNIWQVMQDCVDAGCRNEGILPGGLKVKRRAAALHRQLCKNPESALRDPLSVLDWVNLYALAVNEENANGGRVVTAPTNGAAGIVPAVLHYYMRFIPGANEDGVVRFLLTAAAIGILYKENASISGAEVGCQGEVGVACSMAAGALCEVLGGSVSQVENAAEIGMEHNLGLTCDPIGGLVQVPCIERNAMGSVKAINAVRMALRGDGQHFVSLDKVIRTMRQTGADMKSKYKETARGGLAVNIIEC, translated from the coding sequence ATGTCCCTTAGCGTGTTCGACCTGTTCAAGATTGGCATCGGCCCCTCCAGTTCCCACACCGTTGGCCCGATGCGCGCCGCCGCTCGCTTCGTCGAGGGCCTCAAGCGCGACAACCTGTTGAGCGCCACCACCGGCATCAAGGTGGAACTCTATGGCTCGCTGGGCGCCACCGGCAAAGGCCATGGCAGCGACAAGGCCGTGTTGCTGGGCCTGGAAGGCGAACACCCGGACACCGTGAATACTGAAACCGTGGCTGCACGCCTGGCGCAGATGCGCAGCGACGGCCGCTTGAACCTGCTCGGTGAACACAGCATTGCGTTCAACGAGAAAGAACATTTGGCGATGATTCGCAAACCCCTCGCCTACCATCCCAATGGCATGATTTTTCGGGCCTTCGACGCCGCCGGCATCCAGATCCGCAGCCGCGAGTATTACTCGGTCGGTGGCGGGTTTGTGGTGGACGAAGACGCGGCCGGCGCCGACCGGATTGTCGAAGACACCACGCCGCTGACCTTCCCCTTCAAACACGCCAAGGACTTGCTTGGGCATTGCGCCACCTATGGGCTGTCGATCAGCCAGGTGATGCTGACCAATGAAAGTGCCTGGCGCCCGGAAGCGGAAACCCGCGCTGGCTTGCTGAACATCTGGCAGGTCATGCAGGACTGTGTGGATGCGGGTTGTCGCAATGAAGGCATCTTGCCCGGCGGTTTGAAGGTCAAGCGCCGTGCTGCCGCGTTGCATCGACAGCTGTGCAAGAACCCTGAGTCGGCGCTGCGCGACCCGTTGTCGGTGCTCGACTGGGTCAACCTGTACGCGCTGGCGGTCAACGAAGAAAACGCCAACGGTGGCCGCGTGGTCACGGCGCCCACCAACGGCGCGGCCGGGATTGTGCCGGCGGTTTTGCATTACTACATGCGCTTTATCCCCGGCGCCAATGAAGACGGCGTGGTGCGCTTTTTACTCACCGCCGCCGCCATCGGGATTTTGTACAAGGAAAACGCCTCGATCTCAGGCGCCGAAGTCGGCTGCCAGGGCGAGGTCGGCGTGGCCTGTTCGATGGCAGCCGGCGCACTGTGTGAAGTGCTGGGCGGCAGCGTGTCTCAAGTGGAGAACGCCGCCGAGATCGGCATGGAACACAACCTCGGCCTGACCTGCGACCCGATTGGCGGGTTGGTGCAGGTGCCGTGCATCGAGCGCAATGCGATGGGCTCGGTCAAGGCGATCAATGCGGTGCGCATGGCCTTGCGCGGTGACGGCCAGCATTTCGTCTCGCTGGATAAAGTCATCCGCACCATGCGCCAGACCGGCGCCGACATGAAAAGCAAATACAAGGAAACCGCCCGTGGCGGTTTGGCGGTCAACATTATCGAGTGCTGA
- the gcvT gene encoding glycine cleavage system aminomethyltransferase GcvT → MSTQTLLKTPLHALHLELGARMVPFAGYDMPVQYPLGVMKEHLHTREQAGLFDVSHMGQIRLTGANAAKALETLVPVDIIDLPVGMQRYAMFTNDQGGILDDLMVANLGNDELFLVVNAACKDQDLAHLRQHIGEQCTIEPLFEERALLALQGPAAVKVLARLAPEVTKMTFMQFATLRLLGVDCYVSRSGYTGEDGFEISVPAANAESLARSLLAETEVQAIGLGARDSLRLEAGLCLYGHDMNTETTPIEASLLWAISKARRADGARAGGFPGADRIFTQQQAGVSRKRVGLLPQERTPVREGAEIVDAQGTVIGSVCSGGFGPTLGGPLAMGYLDSAFIALDTELSALVRGKKVPLRVSKMPFVPQRYFRG, encoded by the coding sequence ATGTCCACCCAAACCCTGTTGAAAACTCCACTGCATGCGCTGCACCTTGAGCTGGGCGCGCGCATGGTGCCCTTCGCCGGCTACGACATGCCGGTGCAATACCCACTGGGCGTGATGAAGGAACACCTGCACACCCGTGAACAGGCCGGGTTGTTTGACGTGTCGCACATGGGCCAGATCCGCCTGACCGGCGCGAATGCCGCCAAGGCCCTGGAAACCCTCGTGCCTGTCGACATCATCGACCTGCCGGTGGGCATGCAGCGCTACGCGATGTTCACCAACGATCAGGGCGGCATTCTTGACGACCTGATGGTGGCCAACCTGGGTAACGACGAACTGTTCCTGGTGGTCAACGCTGCTTGCAAGGACCAGGACCTGGCGCACCTGCGCCAACACATTGGCGAGCAGTGCACGATCGAGCCGCTGTTTGAAGAGCGCGCCCTGCTGGCCCTGCAAGGCCCGGCGGCGGTGAAGGTACTGGCGCGCCTGGCGCCGGAAGTGACCAAGATGACTTTCATGCAGTTCGCCACCCTGCGCCTGCTGGGAGTGGACTGCTATGTCAGCCGTTCCGGCTACACCGGCGAAGACGGGTTTGAAATCTCCGTGCCCGCCGCCAACGCCGAGAGCCTGGCGCGCAGCCTGCTGGCCGAGACCGAAGTGCAGGCCATCGGCCTGGGCGCCCGTGACTCGCTGCGCCTGGAAGCCGGTCTGTGCCTCTACGGCCACGACATGAATACCGAGACCACGCCGATTGAGGCCAGCCTGTTGTGGGCCATCTCCAAGGCTCGCCGTGCCGATGGCGCGCGTGCCGGTGGCTTCCCTGGCGCCGACCGCATTTTCACCCAGCAACAAGCCGGTGTGAGCCGCAAGCGGGTCGGCCTGCTGCCACAGGAACGTACCCCGGTGCGTGAAGGTGCAGAGATCGTCGATGCGCAGGGCACCGTGATCGGCAGCGTGTGCAGCGGCGGCTTTGGCCCGACCTTGGGCGGCCCGCTTGCCATGGGTTACCTGGACAGCGCATTCATCGCACTGGACACCGAATTGTCTGCGTTGGTACGTGGGAAAAAGGTGCCATTACGTGTAAGTAAAATGCCATTCGTGCCACAACGTTACTTCCGAGGCTGA
- a CDS encoding RDD family protein — MSKPLLSPQGEFPAVGLGRRLAAMFYDFLLCTALLIVTAFIYKLVWMAFIGEAKMRALTESGALDGDPLLSTILFFVLFGFFAKFWTYSGQTLGMQVWGVRVQNADGSRISLWQALLRFVVSIASWLCVGLGFIWSLFDKQKRSWHDIYSDTQLVRIPKQKK, encoded by the coding sequence ATGTCCAAACCCCTGCTGAGCCCTCAAGGCGAGTTTCCCGCCGTTGGCCTGGGCCGTCGCCTGGCAGCGATGTTTTATGACTTTCTCCTGTGCACTGCCTTGCTGATCGTCACGGCGTTTATCTACAAGCTGGTGTGGATGGCCTTTATCGGCGAGGCGAAGATGCGCGCACTCACCGAGTCCGGTGCACTGGACGGTGACCCGTTGCTGTCGACGATTCTGTTTTTTGTGTTATTTGGTTTTTTCGCCAAGTTCTGGACCTATTCCGGCCAGACCCTGGGCATGCAGGTGTGGGGCGTGCGCGTGCAGAACGCCGACGGCTCGCGGATCAGCCTGTGGCAGGCGCTGTTGCGGTTTGTGGTGTCGATTGCGTCCTGGTTGTGCGTTGGGCTGGGTTTTATCTGGTCGCTGTTTGATAAGCAAAAACGCAGCTGGCATGACATCTATTCGGATACGCAGCTGGTGCGAATTCCGAAGCAGAAAAAGTAA
- the nadA gene encoding quinolinate synthase NadA gives MTQISERLLVQAHLDAKQPKALSAEEEVSLRTAIAAELKAQDAVLVAHFYCDPVIQALAEETGGCVSDSLEMARFGAAHPAKTVLVAGVRFMGETAKILTPEKRILMPTLEATCSLDLGCPVEEFSAFCDQHPERTVVVYANTSAAVKARADWVVTSSCALEIVESLMDNGETIIWGPDKHLGTYIQRQTGADMLLWDGACIVHEEFKSKQLEDMKALYPDAAILVHPESPTSVIELADAVGSTSQLIAAAQRLPNKTFIVATDRGIFYKMQQLCPDKVFIEAPTAGNGAACRSCAHCPWMAMNTLERTLQCLREGSNEIFVEPSVIPHAVRPLKRMLDFTQAARLKLAGNA, from the coding sequence ATGACGCAAATTTCCGAACGCCTACTGGTTCAAGCTCACCTCGACGCCAAGCAGCCCAAGGCGCTCAGCGCCGAAGAAGAGGTAAGCCTGCGTACCGCCATCGCTGCCGAGCTCAAGGCTCAGGACGCGGTGTTGGTCGCCCACTTCTACTGCGACCCGGTGATTCAGGCCCTGGCCGAAGAAACCGGCGGCTGTGTCTCCGACTCCCTGGAAATGGCCCGCTTCGGCGCAGCCCACCCGGCCAAGACCGTACTGGTCGCCGGTGTGCGTTTCATGGGCGAGACCGCCAAAATCCTTACGCCCGAAAAACGCATCCTCATGCCCACCCTGGAAGCCACCTGCTCTTTGGATCTTGGCTGCCCGGTGGAGGAATTTTCGGCGTTCTGCGATCAGCATCCCGAGCGCACGGTGGTGGTGTATGCCAACACCTCGGCGGCGGTGAAGGCGCGGGCCGATTGGGTCGTTACCTCAAGCTGCGCACTGGAAATCGTCGAAAGCCTGATGGACAACGGCGAGACGATTATCTGGGGGCCGGACAAGCACCTGGGCACCTACATTCAGCGCCAGACCGGCGCAGACATGCTGCTGTGGGACGGCGCGTGCATCGTCCACGAAGAGTTCAAGTCCAAGCAGCTCGAGGACATGAAGGCGCTGTACCCGGATGCCGCGATTCTGGTGCACCCGGAGTCGCCGACGTCGGTGATTGAATTGGCCGATGCCGTGGGTTCCACCAGCCAATTGATTGCAGCGGCCCAGCGCCTGCCGAACAAGACGTTTATCGTCGCGACCGACCGCGGCATTTTCTACAAGATGCAGCAGCTGTGCCCGGACAAGGTCTTCATCGAGGCACCGACTGCCGGCAACGGCGCGGCCTGCCGTAGTTGCGCGCATTGCCCGTGGATGGCGATGAATACACTGGAACGCACGCTGCAATGCCTGCGTGAGGGCAGCAACGAGATCTTCGTCGAGCCGTCGGTGATTCCGCACGCGGTGCGCCCGTTAAAGCGCATGCTGGACTTCACCCAGGCGGCGCGGCTCAAGCTTGCCGGCAACGCTTAA
- a CDS encoding ShlB/FhaC/HecB family hemolysin secretion/activation protein, protein MPSQPSTERRCYLRGLGIALLCLCALPAAAADAPQPGQEALRLQQQQQRDLQQLQLEQRQRQMQRGSFGTQPATPALPADITRDQRCWPLSGTRLVGVTLFSKAELSKHIDPYVAPCMGVIQINRLLAEITRLYVEAGYIASRPYLVSTPVAGQPLDVHVEEGYLEAIELADQSLPVSLGGAFAGMLGKPLNLRDLEQGLDQLNRLRSVDLTADIAPGSAPGASRIILRSRSSASRWGLGLGVDNLGSAGTGRDRNAISLSLDSPLQLNDALNLSFSDTLNHGPRYSRSNSLFYSIPYGYWTYSLFASHTEYRSPYKLSRATFYNSGRTDQVSLRTDRVLWRDQSHQLSANLQLAYKDVDSYLQKVRLGIQSPTLTVAEAGVNLFWLNSAVWNLDVNYAQGLTWFGADRDADHTQNNLPQAQFHKYRANLTQWRNGQWLGQAWQWQSQLSAQYSPDTLPAIEQLLGTDDSAVRGYRDNSASGAIGAVWRNTLRLPLNSDLPVKITPRLGLDNGWVKREHGAPGQRLSGASAGLNLSWKNVQLDLDYQRNLNTPTRFGQEPEVWLTRLSLQI, encoded by the coding sequence GTGCCGAGTCAGCCCTCAACCGAACGCCGGTGTTATCTGCGCGGACTGGGTATTGCCCTGCTCTGCCTGTGCGCGCTGCCGGCTGCCGCCGCCGATGCGCCGCAGCCAGGTCAGGAAGCGTTGCGCCTGCAGCAGCAACAGCAGCGCGACCTGCAGCAATTACAACTGGAGCAGCGCCAACGGCAGATGCAACGAGGCAGCTTCGGTACGCAGCCCGCCACGCCAGCCCTGCCTGCGGACATCACCAGAGACCAGCGTTGCTGGCCGTTGAGCGGTACACGCCTGGTCGGTGTCACGCTGTTCAGCAAGGCTGAGCTGAGCAAGCACATCGACCCCTATGTTGCGCCCTGCATGGGCGTTATCCAGATCAATCGCCTGCTGGCGGAGATCACCCGGCTGTATGTCGAAGCCGGTTATATCGCCAGCCGTCCGTACCTCGTCAGCACGCCCGTTGCCGGTCAGCCGCTGGATGTTCACGTCGAAGAAGGCTACCTGGAAGCCATCGAGCTGGCCGACCAAAGCCTGCCGGTGTCGTTAGGCGGCGCGTTTGCGGGGATGCTCGGCAAGCCGCTGAACCTGCGCGACCTGGAGCAAGGCCTGGACCAGCTCAACCGTCTGCGCTCGGTCGACCTCACTGCCGACATCGCCCCTGGCAGTGCGCCGGGCGCCTCGCGCATTATCCTGCGCTCGCGCAGCAGCGCCTCACGCTGGGGTCTGGGGCTGGGCGTGGATAACCTCGGCAGCGCCGGCACCGGGCGTGATCGCAACGCGATCAGCCTGAGCCTGGACAGCCCGCTGCAGCTTAACGATGCGCTCAACCTGAGCTTCAGCGACACCCTCAACCACGGCCCGCGCTACAGCCGCAGCAACAGCCTGTTTTATTCGATCCCTTATGGTTATTGGACCTACAGCCTGTTCGCCAGCCACACCGAATACCGCTCGCCGTATAAGCTCAGCCGCGCCACGTTTTACAACAGTGGCCGCACCGATCAGGTCAGCTTGCGCACCGACCGCGTGCTGTGGCGCGACCAAAGCCATCAACTCAGCGCCAACCTGCAACTGGCCTACAAGGACGTCGACAGCTACCTGCAAAAGGTTCGCCTGGGCATCCAGAGCCCGACGCTGACTGTGGCCGAGGCTGGCGTGAATCTGTTCTGGCTCAACAGCGCGGTGTGGAACCTCGATGTCAATTACGCCCAGGGCCTGACCTGGTTCGGCGCCGATCGCGATGCTGACCACACGCAGAACAACCTGCCCCAGGCGCAATTCCACAAGTACCGCGCCAACCTCACCCAATGGCGCAACGGCCAATGGCTGGGCCAAGCGTGGCAATGGCAGAGCCAGCTCTCGGCGCAATACAGCCCGGATACGTTGCCCGCCATCGAACAATTGCTGGGCACCGACGACTCGGCGGTGCGCGGCTACCGCGACAACAGTGCGTCGGGGGCCATCGGCGCGGTGTGGCGCAACACCTTGCGTCTGCCGCTGAACAGCGACCTGCCGGTAAAAATCACGCCACGCCTGGGCCTGGACAACGGCTGGGTCAAGCGCGAACACGGCGCACCGGGCCAACGCCTGAGCGGGGCCAGTGCCGGGCTCAACCTCAGCTGGAAGAACGTGCAACTGGACCTCGATTACCAACGCAACCTCAACACCCCCACAAGGTTTGGCCAGGAGCCGGAGGTCTGGCTGACGCGCTTGAGCCTGCAAATATGA
- a CDS encoding OmpP1/FadL family transporter, which yields MNNKTLKGALALCVSLASTQLLAGGFALNEQSISSMGTGYAGRSSSADDASTVFGNPAGMSRLKHNEVSIGATYLDAKTNIKDASSSQGGVDNPGTNKGDMVPGIAVPMGYLVTPIDEHWAFGLGVYAPFGLVTDYEHSFQGNGFGNKSKIQVLTVQPTVSYAFNDKVSVGFGPTFNKISGELDSKVPAFGLGTETAKIKGDDTAMGFNAGILVQALDSTRVGLTYHSQVVYHLSGHTDASGVLSDLLDGGAQKYDAKLNVTTPSSVDFSVTHQLTDALTLYVGSTYTRWSQLKKITVNNSGVSELTAELAGLDSITEQEHWHDTWSHAIGLSYQLNKQLVLRTGFSVDQTPTNNTDRSVRIPTGDRTVFSLGAGWTPVDNLTFDVAYSYLKEEPIKIRDNNPQLALTYDAKYENSANGFGGSVTYRF from the coding sequence ATGAATAACAAAACTCTTAAAGGCGCCCTGGCGCTTTGCGTTTCGCTTGCCTCTACACAACTGCTGGCCGGTGGCTTCGCCCTCAATGAACAAAGCATCAGTTCAATGGGCACCGGTTACGCCGGGCGTTCTTCCTCGGCCGACGACGCCAGCACGGTGTTTGGCAACCCGGCCGGCATGTCGCGCCTCAAGCACAATGAAGTCAGCATCGGGGCGACCTACCTGGATGCCAAAACCAATATCAAGGACGCCAGCTCCAGCCAGGGCGGCGTCGATAATCCCGGCACCAACAAGGGCGACATGGTCCCCGGCATTGCCGTGCCGATGGGTTACCTGGTCACGCCGATCGATGAGCACTGGGCGTTTGGCCTGGGGGTCTACGCACCGTTTGGCCTGGTGACCGACTATGAACACAGCTTCCAGGGCAATGGCTTTGGGAATAAGAGCAAGATTCAAGTCCTCACCGTGCAGCCGACCGTCAGCTACGCGTTCAATGACAAAGTGTCGGTAGGTTTCGGCCCGACCTTCAACAAAATCAGCGGCGAGCTTGACTCCAAGGTACCGGCGTTCGGGCTGGGGACGGAAACGGCCAAGATCAAGGGCGACGACACCGCGATGGGCTTCAACGCCGGTATCCTGGTGCAGGCGCTGGACAGTACCCGCGTCGGCCTCACCTACCATTCGCAAGTGGTGTATCACTTGAGTGGCCATACCGACGCCTCGGGCGTGCTCTCCGACCTGTTGGATGGCGGGGCACAGAAGTACGACGCCAAGCTGAATGTGACCACGCCGTCTTCCGTGGACTTTTCCGTCACTCACCAACTGACCGATGCCTTGACCCTTTACGTGGGCAGCACCTATACCCGCTGGAGCCAGTTGAAGAAGATCACGGTGAACAATTCCGGCGTGTCCGAACTGACGGCTGAGCTGGCAGGCCTGGATTCCATCACCGAGCAGGAGCACTGGCACGACACGTGGTCCCATGCGATCGGCCTGTCGTATCAGCTCAACAAACAACTGGTGCTGCGCACCGGCTTCTCGGTGGACCAGACCCCGACCAACAATACCGACCGTTCCGTACGTATTCCTACAGGCGACCGTACCGTGTTCAGCCTCGGTGCCGGCTGGACGCCAGTGGATAACCTGACCTTTGACGTGGCCTATTCCTACCTGAAGGAAGAGCCGATCAAGATTCGCGACAACAACCCTCAGTTGGCACTGACCTACGATGCCAAGTATGAGAACAGCGCCAATGGTTTCGGGGGCTCGGTGACTTACCGCTTCTGA
- a CDS encoding PAS domain-containing sensor histidine kinase, which translates to MNTTVGIGSEPSELAATGLGRSEAFTERVLASINDCIKVLDLDARLTFMSEGGMKIMEVSDFNAIRGCPWPDFWQAKGNTDAKAAVEAAKNGESASFIGPAETLAGNLKWWHVQVSPILDSDGRPEQILCVSRDITALREAEESLRTLNESLEQRVMERTRDRDRIWRLSPDLMLVAQLDGVISAVNPAWTRMLGHTEHDLVGSQLLALVHPEDLAVSSSAVSRLGDGKNFPNFKNRYRHQDGSYRMIAWTAVPDSDYIHAVGRDIQAEEEAKEALRLSEDALRQSQKLEAIGQLTGGVAHDFNNLLTVIKSCADLLKTPSLSEERRIKYVEAIASTVDRAARLTAQLLTFARRQALRPEVFNVGNSVLRVGEMMDSLTGSRVKVTIEVPQEPCFINADESQFDTALVNMVVNARDAMAGNGQLAIRVATATWLPSVRAHPVRVAEYVTIELSDTGSGIPPEKLDAIFEPFYTTKGIGQGTGLGLSQVYGFAKQSGGEILVRSECGKGSQFMLYLPKVEAGLMPVIQDSYDVPIATDLCVLMVEDNPDVGLYTSQTLEQMGFKVLWVADANSALEALAPNPESFQVVFSDISMPGMSGLELLDALEALYPWLPVVLTTGYNDEYARIAQEEAQRFVLLQKPYSTEALAVLLQKVVKSRLNLTAQS; encoded by the coding sequence ATGAATACCACTGTCGGGATCGGCTCAGAGCCAAGCGAGCTGGCCGCCACCGGCTTGGGCAGAAGCGAAGCGTTTACCGAGCGCGTTCTGGCCAGCATCAACGATTGCATCAAGGTTCTGGACCTCGATGCCCGCCTCACCTTCATGAGCGAAGGCGGCATGAAAATCATGGAAGTCAGTGACTTCAACGCGATCCGCGGCTGCCCCTGGCCCGACTTCTGGCAGGCCAAGGGAAACACGGATGCCAAGGCTGCCGTAGAGGCCGCCAAAAATGGCGAAAGCGCAAGTTTCATCGGCCCTGCCGAGACGTTGGCCGGCAACCTGAAATGGTGGCATGTGCAGGTCAGCCCGATCCTCGACAGCGACGGCCGGCCGGAACAGATCCTGTGTGTCTCGCGTGATATCACCGCCCTGCGTGAAGCCGAAGAGTCCCTGCGCACACTCAACGAATCCCTTGAGCAAAGGGTGATGGAGCGCACGCGCGATCGCGATCGTATCTGGCGCCTGTCGCCGGACCTGATGCTGGTCGCCCAGCTCGACGGCGTCATCTCTGCGGTGAACCCGGCCTGGACACGCATGCTCGGCCACACCGAACATGATTTGGTGGGCAGCCAGCTGCTGGCCCTGGTGCACCCGGAAGACCTCGCGGTCTCCTCCTCGGCGGTCAGCCGCCTGGGGGACGGCAAGAATTTTCCCAACTTCAAGAACCGTTACCGCCACCAGGATGGCAGCTACCGCATGATCGCCTGGACCGCCGTGCCCGACAGCGACTACATCCACGCGGTGGGCCGGGATATCCAGGCCGAAGAAGAAGCCAAGGAAGCCCTGCGCTTGTCGGAAGACGCCCTGCGTCAATCGCAGAAGCTTGAAGCGATCGGCCAACTCACCGGCGGCGTCGCACACGATTTCAATAACCTGCTGACGGTCATCAAGTCTTGCGCTGACTTGCTCAAGACGCCTTCTTTGAGCGAAGAGCGGCGCATCAAGTACGTGGAAGCCATCGCCAGCACCGTGGACCGCGCCGCGCGCCTGACCGCCCAACTGCTGACCTTCGCGCGCCGCCAGGCGCTGCGTCCGGAGGTTTTCAACGTCGGCAACAGCGTACTGCGCGTGGGCGAAATGATGGACAGCCTGACCGGCTCACGCGTCAAGGTCACCATCGAGGTGCCGCAGGAACCCTGCTTTATCAACGCCGATGAAAGCCAATTCGACACTGCCCTGGTGAATATGGTGGTCAATGCCCGGGATGCCATGGCCGGCAATGGCCAATTGGCGATCCGGGTGGCAACCGCTACGTGGCTGCCTTCAGTGCGCGCCCATCCGGTGCGAGTCGCCGAATACGTGACCATTGAGTTGAGCGACACCGGTTCGGGCATTCCTCCGGAAAAGCTCGACGCAATCTTCGAACCCTTCTACACCACCAAGGGCATTGGCCAGGGCACCGGGCTGGGGTTGTCGCAGGTGTACGGCTTTGCCAAGCAGTCGGGCGGTGAAATCCTGGTGCGAAGCGAATGCGGCAAGGGCAGCCAGTTTATGTTGTACCTGCCCAAGGTCGAGGCCGGCTTGATGCCCGTCATCCAGGACAGTTACGACGTACCCATCGCCACGGACCTGTGCGTGCTGATGGTTGAGGACAACCCCGACGTCGGCCTCTACACCTCGCAGACCCTGGAGCAAATGGGTTTCAAAGTGCTTTGGGTCGCGGACGCCAACAGTGCGCTCGAGGCCCTCGCGCCGAACCCGGAAAGCTTCCAGGTGGTGTTCTCCGACATTTCCATGCCGGGCATGAGCGGACTGGAATTGCTCGATGCGCTCGAAGCCCTCTACCCGTGGCTGCCGGTGGTGCTCACCACGGGTTACAACGACGAATACGCACGTATCGCCCAGGAAGAAGCCCAGCGTTTTGTGCTGTTGCAAAAGCCCTACTCCACCGAAGCACTGGCCGTGCTCCTGCAGAAAGTCGTCAAGAGTCGCTTGAACCTCACCGCACAAAGCTAA
- a CDS encoding lactate dehydrogenase, with protein sequence MTTLTPIIATNPLIVRAATTAPPATLANTVGVSPTRPSSIVSLGNPAADVVDTYSRNGVLPGQESVRTWENNSDDSITWVINSSFHSVTTASRYSGLGAALVDQFTKGGGAAISQSLLNTTADRAGDTDAIKADQTLLHSKADNQVSLSIKTASGKTVTFSLSSQKDGLGVQATVEGGELSADELKAVGQLGSAFQASVDGLTAVPPKLDLSKLTQFDAKLLSSVDLNAKVKASNGEDITLAFHADSDSRTTRMSGPAGQIDLTVDLRNAAILGDAKQQAKALQTYLAQFDRVEQRGSANADLMTMFKDAFSAMNSNYPPGAGAANPLTHNPTDKGLLTGLADFKASIKQAAGAPNSMRRSEVEGFSYSVSQKTQVNARSTGDRSVTQNQQSLLSASFHKGLDGGKPPVFDGSRESQNYLYVQVQDKASSTATFAYKDGRLTNASVTQSASQNTHTQKYVMGNRVQDSVVPKEASTRRDYLALLEHAAQASKKHKDALEHSTLKDALANMHDSILLQNDPDVLMR encoded by the coding sequence ATGACTACGCTAACGCCTATTATCGCGACCAATCCCCTCATTGTTCGGGCTGCGACCACCGCGCCTCCCGCCACCCTGGCGAACACTGTCGGCGTCTCACCGACGCGGCCTTCTTCAATAGTCAGCCTTGGCAATCCGGCAGCCGATGTCGTCGATACCTACTCTCGAAACGGTGTGTTGCCCGGCCAGGAAAGCGTGCGGACCTGGGAAAACAACAGCGATGATTCGATCACCTGGGTCATCAACTCCAGCTTCCACTCGGTCACTACGGCCAGCCGCTACAGTGGGCTGGGCGCTGCGTTGGTGGACCAATTCACCAAAGGTGGCGGTGCCGCTATTTCCCAGTCGCTGCTCAACACCACCGCTGACCGCGCCGGCGACACCGATGCAATCAAGGCGGACCAGACGCTGCTGCACAGCAAGGCCGACAACCAAGTCAGCCTCAGCATCAAGACTGCCAGCGGCAAGACGGTGACGTTCAGCCTGTCCAGCCAGAAAGATGGCCTGGGCGTACAGGCCACTGTAGAAGGCGGGGAGTTGAGCGCCGATGAACTCAAGGCCGTCGGCCAGTTGGGCAGCGCATTCCAGGCCTCGGTCGACGGGCTGACCGCCGTGCCGCCGAAACTCGACTTGAGCAAGCTGACTCAGTTCGACGCCAAGCTGCTGTCGTCGGTGGACCTCAATGCCAAGGTGAAGGCCTCGAACGGTGAGGACATTACTCTGGCCTTTCATGCCGACAGCGATAGCCGTACCACGCGCATGAGTGGCCCGGCGGGTCAGATTGACCTCACGGTGGACCTGAGAAACGCGGCGATCCTCGGCGATGCCAAGCAGCAGGCCAAGGCGCTGCAAACCTACCTAGCGCAGTTCGACCGCGTCGAGCAGCGCGGCAGTGCCAACGCGGACCTGATGACCATGTTCAAGGACGCGTTCAGCGCCATGAACAGCAACTATCCGCCCGGGGCTGGCGCTGCGAACCCGCTGACTCATAACCCGACCGACAAAGGCTTGCTGACGGGCCTGGCTGACTTCAAGGCCTCGATCAAACAGGCGGCGGGTGCGCCCAATTCGATGCGTCGGTCGGAAGTTGAGGGCTTTTCCTACAGCGTGTCGCAGAAGACCCAGGTCAATGCCCGCAGCACGGGCGACCGCAGCGTCACCCAGAACCAGCAATCGCTGCTGTCGGCCAGCTTCCATAAAGGCCTCGACGGTGGCAAACCGCCGGTTTTTGACGGCTCTCGCGAATCGCAGAATTACCTGTATGTGCAAGTGCAGGACAAGGCCAGCAGCACCGCAACCTTCGCCTATAAAGACGGCCGACTGACGAATGCGTCCGTTACCCAATCGGCTTCCCAGAACACCCACACGCAGAAGTACGTGATGGGCAACCGGGTGCAAGACAGCGTGGTGCCGAAGGAAGCCTCAACCAGGCGTGACTACCTGGCGCTGCTTGAGCACGCCGCCCAGGCGAGCAAAAAGCACAAGGATGCCTTGGAGCATTCAACGTTGAAGGATGCCTTGGCCAACATGCATGACTCGATCCTGTTGCAGAACGATCCGGATGTGCTGATGCGCTGA
- a CDS encoding cold-shock protein — protein sequence MADRQSGTVKWFNDEKGFGFITPESGPDLFVHFRAIQGNGFKSLKEGQKVTFVAVQGQKGMQADEVQAEG from the coding sequence ATGGCTGATCGTCAGAGCGGTACCGTCAAGTGGTTTAACGACGAGAAAGGGTTTGGTTTTATCACTCCAGAAAGCGGTCCGGATCTGTTCGTGCACTTCCGCGCTATTCAGGGCAACGGCTTCAAGAGCCTCAAAGAAGGCCAGAAAGTGACGTTCGTCGCCGTGCAAGGCCAGAAAGGCATGCAGGCTGACGAAGTACAAGCAGAAGGCTGA